A window of Leptotrichia wadei contains these coding sequences:
- a CDS encoding Rha family transcriptional regulator, whose protein sequence is MNELINIEAKNTLTSLEVAEITGKDHKSILRDIRDEIDKLGEERGRLIFVPTEYTDNFNRKQPAFLLNYKGVLQLGARYNAETRFKLIEKIEQLQKPMTVEDMIILQANEMKSVKHRIDIVENKVDNEIRIDHTEQRKLQKAVSIRVFQRLDVVDAERKLMFSAIYRDLKDRFGVASYRDVKRKDLKNALLYVQNWIEKAELRN, encoded by the coding sequence ATGAACGAATTAATAAACATAGAAGCTAAAAATACATTGACAAGTTTAGAAGTGGCGGAAATAACAGGAAAAGATCACAAAAGTATTTTAAGAGATATCAGGGATGAAATAGATAAATTGGGAGAAGAAAGAGGTCGGCTCATTTTTGTGCCGACTGAATATACGGATAATTTTAACAGAAAACAGCCTGCCTTTTTATTAAATTACAAAGGTGTCTTGCAGCTTGGAGCAAGATATAATGCTGAAACAAGGTTTAAGCTTATCGAAAAAATCGAACAGCTTCAAAAACCAATGACAGTAGAAGATATGATCATATTGCAGGCAAATGAAATGAAGAGCGTTAAGCATAGAATTGACATCGTGGAAAACAAAGTTGATAACGAGATAAGAATAGATCATACAGAACAAAGAAAGTTACAAAAAGCAGTATCTATAAGAGTATTTCAAAGACTTGACGTAGTAGATGCAGAAAGAAAATTAATGTTTTCAGCAATATACAGAGATTTGAAAGACAGATTTGGAGTTGCGAGTTACCGTGATGTGAAGAGAAAAGATTTGAAAAATGCCTTACTGTATGTTCAGAACTGGATAGAAAAAGCAGAATTGAGGAATTGA
- a CDS encoding excalibur calcium-binding domain-containing protein, which translates to MKKGEPGYARHLDRDRDGIACESK; encoded by the coding sequence ATCAAAAAGGGTGAGCCTGGATATGCAAGACATTTAGACAGGGATAGAGATGGGATCGCTTGTGAAAGTAAATAA
- a CDS encoding ImmA/IrrE family metallo-endopeptidase, with protein MKRKYIVINEKLDEYSKLVVLCHELGHAIYHSSKNKLLMKINFLIIIQSWKTKQMNLQQN; from the coding sequence ATTAAAAGAAAATACATTGTTATAAATGAAAAACTGGACGAATATTCAAAGTTAGTTGTGCTGTGCCACGAATTAGGACATGCGATTTATCACAGTTCAAAAAATAAACTTCTTATGAAAATTAATTTTTTAATTATAATCCAGAGTTGGAAAACGAAGCAAATGAATTTGCAGCAGAATTAA